In one Novosphingobium humi genomic region, the following are encoded:
- a CDS encoding carbon-nitrogen hydrolase family protein: MTLSKPFKAAAVQAAPEFLDLGGTVDKTIALIEQAARQDVKLLAFPEAWVPGYPFWSWLGSQAWGMQFIGRYHANSIERDGPEMQAIAAAAARADMTVVLGTSERDHGSLYLGQTLIGPDGAILAHRRKLRPTHVERSVFGEGDGCDLKVHATELGRLGALCCWEHLQPLVKYAMFAQHEQIHVAAWPAFSLYEGKAYALGAELNTAVTQVYAAEGQCFVIAATTLVTPHIQAMLCDGPDKVDLLPLGGGCSMIFGPDGAPLADRLAPTEEGLVVAEIDTSMIAYAKAAADPVGHYSRPDVFQVLFDDRPRSRFTRASICDKDDEAQIDAGDSASQ; this comes from the coding sequence ATGACATTGTCGAAGCCTTTCAAGGCTGCTGCCGTTCAGGCGGCACCTGAATTCCTCGATCTGGGGGGCACGGTGGACAAGACCATCGCGTTGATCGAGCAAGCTGCGCGTCAGGATGTCAAGCTTCTGGCCTTTCCGGAGGCGTGGGTGCCAGGTTACCCTTTCTGGTCGTGGCTGGGCTCGCAGGCATGGGGAATGCAGTTTATCGGTCGCTATCACGCCAATTCGATCGAGCGCGATGGCCCCGAAATGCAGGCCATCGCGGCCGCCGCCGCGCGGGCGGACATGACGGTGGTGCTGGGCACGAGCGAGCGTGACCATGGCTCGCTCTATTTGGGGCAGACTTTGATCGGGCCTGACGGCGCGATCCTTGCCCATCGCCGCAAATTGCGCCCCACGCATGTCGAACGGTCGGTATTTGGCGAAGGTGATGGCTGCGACCTGAAAGTGCATGCCACCGAGCTTGGCAGGTTGGGCGCCCTGTGCTGTTGGGAGCATTTGCAGCCCTTGGTCAAATACGCCATGTTTGCCCAGCACGAACAAATCCACGTTGCCGCCTGGCCGGCCTTTTCGCTCTATGAAGGCAAGGCCTATGCGTTGGGTGCCGAACTCAACACCGCTGTGACGCAGGTCTATGCTGCAGAGGGCCAATGTTTCGTTATTGCTGCAACAACTCTGGTCACACCGCATATTCAGGCCATGCTGTGCGATGGGCCTGACAAGGTCGATCTGTTGCCGCTTGGTGGCGGATGCTCAATGATTTTTGGTCCTGATGGGGCGCCGCTGGCGGACCGCCTTGCCCCCACAGAGGAGGGGTTGGTCGTTGCCGAAATCGACACATCCATGATCGCCTATGCCAAGGCTGCGGCCGATCCGGTGGGGCATTATTCCCGGCCGGACGTGTTCCAGGTTCTGTTTGATGACAGGCCGCGCAGCCGTTTCACCCGCGCGTCGATTTGTGACAAAGACGATGAAGCGCAAATTGATGCGGGCGACAGCGCCAGCCAGTAA
- a CDS encoding MFS transporter gives MRQIEPDIAYEVKAVGLLALGFGLVGLDRWLVTPLAPQIMRELKFNYQDLGALAAAIGLSWGVFAIVMGRLADRIGRRVIIIPAVIGFSLLSGLSGLATGFTTLFLARLAMGVAEGAYCPSSYAAALDASPPKRRGLNLGIISSAFALFGLALGPIIATQLVLILPSWRDVFLLVAVPGLILAFFLSRVLRETPVAAQHVEQHGPSAGWLAVLHYRNICVVLPVICCSMSGVFVLGVMAPLFLTDVVHLPTATMGMVMSGLGFGGFAGQIAVGAVSDRLGRKLSLAAAFVTGAAALLLLAFAGFCSIGLFFALFVAAFACCGANALLAGPIPGESVAADMASSAMGLAIGVGEIFGGGIAPAIGGYIAQHAGLEATLAVVAGVLLIGAVMTALLTETAPRFQHR, from the coding sequence GTGCGACAGATCGAGCCTGACATTGCTTATGAGGTGAAGGCTGTCGGCCTGCTTGCGTTGGGTTTCGGGCTGGTTGGACTCGACCGCTGGCTGGTGACGCCGCTGGCCCCCCAGATCATGCGGGAGCTCAAGTTCAACTACCAGGATCTGGGCGCGTTGGCGGCGGCGATCGGCCTGTCGTGGGGCGTGTTTGCCATTGTCATGGGGCGTTTGGCTGACCGGATCGGGCGGCGGGTGATTATCATTCCGGCAGTCATCGGCTTTTCGCTGCTGTCGGGCTTGAGCGGGCTGGCGACTGGCTTTACGACGCTTTTCCTGGCCCGTTTGGCAATGGGTGTGGCTGAAGGCGCCTACTGCCCGTCGAGCTATGCCGCCGCGCTTGATGCCTCGCCGCCAAAGCGCAGGGGACTCAATCTGGGGATCATCAGTTCGGCCTTTGCGCTCTTCGGGCTGGCACTGGGGCCGATTATCGCCACCCAATTAGTGCTGATCCTGCCATCGTGGCGGGATGTGTTCCTGCTGGTGGCCGTGCCGGGGCTGATCCTCGCCTTTTTCCTTAGCCGCGTACTGCGCGAAACGCCGGTGGCTGCCCAACACGTCGAGCAGCATGGCCCGAGCGCAGGCTGGCTAGCCGTCCTGCATTACCGGAATATCTGCGTTGTTTTGCCCGTGATCTGCTGCTCGATGAGCGGCGTCTTCGTGCTTGGGGTGATGGCACCGCTGTTTTTGACAGATGTCGTACATCTGCCCACGGCTACGATGGGCATGGTGATGTCGGGGCTTGGGTTTGGTGGTTTTGCAGGTCAGATTGCGGTTGGGGCCGTTTCGGACAGGTTGGGGCGAAAACTGTCGTTGGCGGCGGCATTTGTAACCGGGGCTGCGGCACTTCTGCTTTTGGCCTTCGCCGGTTTTTGCTCGATCGGCTTATTCTTTGCGCTCTTCGTCGCGGCCTTTGCGTGTTGCGGAGCAAATGCCTTGCTGGCCGGCCCCATTCCGGGTGAATCGGTTGCCGCCGACATGGCGTCCAGCGCCATGGGCTTGGCCATTGGGGTGGGCGAGATTTTTGGCGGCGGTATCGCGCCTGCCATCGGCGGCTACATTGCCCAGCACGCAGGCCTTGAGGCCACGCTGGCGGTGGTCGCGGGCGTGCTTCTGATTGGCGCGGTGATGACCGCCCTGCTGACCGAAACGGCACCTCGGTTTCAGCACCGTTGA
- a CDS encoding LysR family transcriptional regulator, with the protein MAITGSLGRAAAQVHLAQPSLSRLVQRMETQLGQPLFDRTTRGMVLTEVGQVLFRHARHLLADMDTLRDELSAFRGLRRGVVRVGAVAAVMRGLVVNAAARMLEHSPAVRIDAREDVNSVLLQALDQREIDLVVTAGEISDEAFHCIGCCEYSDSFAVFCAYDHPIASKPALEEIFARQWVMPGSAFSPRVRFEALARSLGHKVCVGMETNSVEAMATMCQASQLLSWLPVPLMMPRVEQGLVRRLDVPALELRRHFWVYRRSRSLLSDAAREFLRHLPIHSCPSNDDVNLF; encoded by the coding sequence GTGGCCATCACCGGCAGCCTTGGCCGTGCGGCCGCGCAAGTCCATCTGGCGCAGCCCTCGCTCAGCCGCCTTGTGCAAAGGATGGAAACGCAATTGGGCCAGCCTCTGTTCGACCGCACCACGAGGGGCATGGTGTTGACCGAAGTCGGGCAGGTGCTGTTTCGTCACGCACGGCATCTTTTGGCCGATATGGATACGCTGCGCGATGAACTGTCCGCTTTCAGAGGTTTGCGCCGCGGTGTTGTGAGAGTGGGGGCGGTGGCGGCTGTCATGCGCGGGCTGGTGGTGAACGCGGCTGCCCGGATGCTGGAGCACAGCCCGGCCGTCCGGATTGACGCGCGAGAAGATGTCAACAGCGTCTTGCTGCAAGCTTTGGATCAGCGCGAGATCGATCTTGTGGTGACCGCCGGGGAGATCAGCGACGAGGCGTTCCACTGCATCGGCTGCTGCGAATACAGCGACAGTTTCGCGGTCTTTTGCGCCTATGATCACCCCATCGCATCCAAACCGGCGCTGGAAGAGATTTTTGCCCGGCAATGGGTGATGCCCGGTTCTGCCTTCAGCCCGCGTGTCCGGTTTGAGGCCCTTGCTCGCAGCCTGGGGCATAAGGTCTGCGTCGGCATGGAAACCAACTCGGTCGAGGCGATGGCGACGATGTGTCAGGCAAGTCAATTGCTGAGCTGGCTTCCCGTGCCGCTGATGATGCCTCGGGTTGAGCAAGGTTTGGTAAGGCGGCTGGACGTCCCGGCGCTGGAGTTGAGGCGTCATTTCTGGGTGTATCGCCGCAGCCGCAGCCTGCTGAGTGATGCCGCACGCGAGTTTCTGCGCCATTTGCCCATCCATAGCTGTCCCAGCAATGACGACGTCAACTTGTTCTGA